One stretch of Verrucomicrobiia bacterium DNA includes these proteins:
- a CDS encoding prolyl oligopeptidase family serine peptidase has translation MSLLGFRVEAAQLPADLAPYFQPPAEFAGRLGNYRSPLKFYDGSEVKSAKDWPKRRAELLAKWHELMGPWPELLRDPKLEILSTTNRGDLIQHKVRVQYSANQFHEGYLLKPPGKGKFPAVLVPFYEPETSVGLAGKPLRDFALQLSKRGFVTLSIGSPGGSAFAPDIAGAQCQPLSYHAYVAANCANALANLPEVDAKRIGVMGHSYGGKWAMFAACLYDKFACGVWSDPGVAFDEQRTSVNYWEPWYLGKDPSVTRKRGLPTKENPRTGAYQVMVKQGMDLPEFQALMAPRPFFVSGGSEDFPARWVALNHAASVYKLLGIENGVGMSNRPKHDPTEESNELVYRFFEHHLMGR, from the coding sequence ATGTCGCTTCTGGGCTTCCGGGTTGAAGCGGCACAATTGCCGGCGGATCTGGCTCCTTATTTCCAGCCACCGGCTGAATTCGCGGGGAGGCTGGGAAACTATCGTTCGCCGCTTAAGTTTTACGATGGCTCGGAAGTGAAGTCCGCGAAGGACTGGCCGAAGCGCCGCGCAGAGTTGTTGGCCAAGTGGCATGAGTTGATGGGACCATGGCCGGAGTTGCTCAGGGATCCGAAGCTGGAGATACTGAGCACGACCAACCGTGGTGATCTAATCCAGCACAAGGTGAGGGTGCAGTATTCGGCGAACCAGTTTCACGAGGGCTACCTGCTGAAGCCGCCTGGCAAAGGGAAATTTCCCGCTGTGCTGGTGCCTTTCTACGAGCCGGAAACGAGCGTGGGTCTGGCCGGAAAACCGTTGCGGGATTTTGCCTTGCAACTTAGCAAGCGCGGTTTTGTGACGCTCTCAATCGGTTCTCCCGGCGGCAGTGCGTTTGCCCCGGACATTGCCGGGGCGCAGTGCCAGCCGCTTTCATACCATGCGTATGTGGCGGCGAATTGTGCCAATGCCCTGGCGAATCTGCCCGAGGTGGATGCAAAACGCATCGGAGTCATGGGGCACTCTTATGGTGGCAAGTGGGCGATGTTCGCGGCCTGCCTCTATGACAAGTTCGCCTGCGGTGTGTGGTCCGATCCCGGGGTGGCTTTTGATGAGCAGCGCACAAGCGTGAATTATTGGGAACCATGGTATCTGGGAAAAGACCCGTCAGTGACCCGCAAACGTGGACTGCCTACAAAGGAGAATCCGCGTACGGGCGCTTATCAGGTGATGGTGAAGCAGGGGATGGACTTGCCGGAATTTCAGGCGCTCATGGCGCCGCGACCATTCTTTGTCTCCGGCGGTTCGGAAGATTTTCCGGCGCGATGGGTGGCGCTGAATCACGCTGCTTCCGTGTATAAACTGCTGGGAATCGAGAACGGTGTGGGAATGTCCAACCGGCCAAAGCATGATCCCACGGAAGAATCCAATGAGTTGGTTTACCGATTTTTTGAGCATCATCTGATGGGGCGCTAG